The genomic window CCTGTTAAAAATAAAGCACTAACCAAACCTACGTATACTAAATTCTTTTTCATCACCAAAATCTCCTTAGATATCGAACAACTATTTCAATACTAAAGACCTAATAAATCTTCATAATCTATCAGTGAGATTTTCATCTCGAATACTATTTTAGCTTGTATCATTTTATCAAACGACCAATATTAGCAATAATTTTTTGTATATTCTGGTCACTTTCTTTGATAGCTGTTTCGAGATCTTCAACTCCTGGCACGCAACTGAAAATAGCGTCGATTCCTAGTGGGTACAGCTCTTCTGTTCGCTCGCCCACAGTTCCAGCAATCGCAATGACTTTGGCCTCTGGGTTGACCTCTTTGACGGCTTTAGCTACGCCAATTGGAGTCTTCCCAAACTTAGTTTGAAAATCGATCTTACCCTCGCCAGTAAAAACGTAGTCGGCATCTTTGACTTGTTCTTTAAACTTGGTATATTCCAAGACGATATCGACGCCTGATTGCAATTTGGCATTGGTAAAGGCTAATAATCCCGCTCCTAAACCGCCCGCAGCACCTGCACCTGCACCTGGCGTCAATTTAACGTCGCGATTGAGATCACGTTTGATAATGTTGGCATAGTTTTCTAACGCCTTATCCAGGACTTTGACCATTCTTGGCGTAGCGCCTTTTTGCGGGCCAAAGACGTGTGATGCCCCATCTTTTCCGACTAGTGGATTCGTTACATCTGACGCAATAATGATTTTAACTTCTGATAAACTTGCATCCATATCTGAGGTATCGATCTTAGCTAGGTTGATCAATTCAGCTCCACCAAAACTTAGTTCTTTGCCATGTTTGTCGAGGAGATTTGCTCCAAGTGCCTGAGCCATACCGGCTCCACCATCGTTTGTAGCTGAACCGCCTAGTCCGATGATGATGGTTTTGGCCCCTTTATTGACCGCTGCGTTGATCAATTGACCGGTACCATAAGTTGTTGCGATATAAGGATTTTGCGTATTTTTATTGATGTATTGAATTCCGCTGGCTTCGGCCATTTCAATGACTGCGACCGAACCGTGATCGATCATTCCATAATGTGCCGTGACCAAATTTCCTAATGGGTCGATAACTTTTTCAGACAACAACTCGCCGTCTTTAGCATCGACTAACGATTGGACGGTTCCTTCTCCTCCGTCTGCCATCGGTATTTGTAAATAATTCGCATCGGGAATTACCTTTTCCAACCCACGTTGCATGGCTAATGCAGCCTCTTTAGCAGTTAATGAATTTTTAAATGAATCTGGTGCCAAAACAATTTTCATAACTCCACCTCTGTTAACTTTATTCTAATCCAATTGCATGGCTAAAAATTTGGAAATTGATAAATTAAATGATACTTTTATTCTATAAGCAACAGAAGAACTGGAGGTTCAATTTTGAAAGAAATCACATTCAATCATCGAAAAAGTTCGATCATCGGCATGGGCACTTGGCGTCTTGGCGAGGGCGACCTACTTGAAACTCAAAAGGAAATCGCTATTTTAAAATACGGCTTGCATCACGGCGTCAACGTGATCGATACTGCCGAAATGTATGGTGAAGGAAAAGCCGAAAAGGCTGTTGGAACTGCCATCAAGGGCTTCGACCGCGACAGTTTCCAAATTATTTCAAAATTTTATCCATACCACGCAACTCCAGAACTGATCAAAGATAGTCTGGAAAAAAGTCTCAAGCGTTTGCAGACTGATTATCTTGACGTTTATTTATTGCACTGGCGTGGCAATACTCCTTTAGCAGAAACCGTTCAGGGTCTTGAAGCGGTTAAAAAAGCTGGCTTGATCAAGAGCTGGGGCGTTTCTAACTTCAATACTGACGATTTGAAGGAATTGGCAGCCGTTCCTGACGGTGAAAACTGCCAAGTCAACGAAGACTTGTACAACTTAACTAGTCGAGGCGTGGAATACTCAGTACTCCCTTACCAAAAAGAACACGGCATTGATTTTGTGGGATATTCTCCCTTTGGATCCGACAACAATGAATTTCTGAAATTGAAGAATGAGCTCGGCGATGTGGCTGCTCAAAAACACATCTCAATTTTTGAATTGTTACTAGCTTGGTGCGTCAGAAATAACGATGTTTTGACGATTCCAAAAACTAGTTCAACTGACCACTTTGTTTCAAACTTGAAGGCAATCGACATTGATTTCACTCCAGATGAACTGGAATTGATCGACAAGATTTATCCAAAACCTACTAAAGAAGAACCTTTAGACACTATCTAGAATTCAAAAAAAGACTTAATTCGTGGGAATTAAGTCTTTTTGATTGGGCAAATTAGTATCCGTGCCAACCTGATTCAGGTGTGTTGGGATTATTTGGTGCGGCCATCGTCGCAAATTTTTCAATCAGTTGGCCGTTGGTGTTGTATGCATCACCATTATACTTGATGATAGTTTGAGCGTGACCGTAAGCTGATTCAGTTGGCGTTAAAACAAATCCGCCATCCACTGGTGCAGCCGTGAATGATCCTTGACCATCGCCAATTGCTAAGAAGTGCGCATAAAGAGAAATTGCATCTTCGGCAGTGTTGACCACACGATTGGCGTGATTCACTTCCGACTTAGGCTGTTCAGGCTTGGTTTGAATGATCTTTTGATCTGTATTCTTTTCTGGCTCAGCCTTGATCGGCGTATGCTTCTTAACAGATTCAGAAGGATCCTTAACTAATTCATCCGACTTCTTTGGGCCGGATTTTTTCTTGCTATCTTTTTTAGGAGTAGTCTTTTCAGATCTTGGTTTAGATTCTGTTGCACTCTCCTTTTTGTGACCGCCACAGGCAGTTAAAGAAACGATTGCTAACGCTGCGATAGCAATGATTCCCAGTTGTTTAGATTTTTTCATATCTAAGCTCCTAAATTAAAATTCGTAAGCTTAAATATATCATGGTATAAGTTAGATTCCTAGCTTTTTAGTCATCAAACATTCATTTAATTATTAATATTTGATTATAATTACTGCTTTGAAGCACCATTCCAACCATTTGGATGATAAAAAGTACTTCCAGCAAGCTTGCTGTACGATTCCATAAACTTGCCATTAACATCGTACATATCACCGTTTGGCTTGATCACATATTCTTCAGGTTGATTGGATGAAGGATCAGATGGAACAACGTGATAGCCATCTTGCTTGGCAACACCCTTGTATTGACCATTATTAGTTGAAATACCCATCGAGTGGGAAACTAAATCGGCTGCTTGATCAGCACTATTGATACGAGCTTGAATTTTTGTATTTTGTTGGGCTTTGCCTGTTTGCGTATTCGTGACATTAGCAGCTTTGGTCTTTCCATTAACCTGTGTTTGACTGCCAGTACTTTGAGCAGTGCCAGTTTGAACGTTAGCAGATTGATCAGTTTTAACGTTGTCAGCTTTTTTTGTAGAAGAATCCTTCTTATCTTTGCTTGGTTCTTTTTTCGCCGCACTCTTCTTGTTAACTTTTGCTGAAGTGTCTTTTGAATCAAGTGATTGTTTACTATTATTTCCGCAAGCCGCCAATGAAAAAACAGCTAGTGCAGAAATGGCCAAAATACTAACTTTTTTGAATTTCTTCATAACCTGTATCCCCTCAAATCAAATTTAATTGGAACACAATAAATATAGCATGTGATATAGATTACGTATAATCCTTAATTAAATTTTAGTAATATTAATTTGTTTCATTTAATCCAAGTAACGACAAAATATTTCTTCCAATTATTTTTATGAAATTTATCTCAGAATTTATATAAATATCCTGGTCATTACAGAGATACTTGTGTTCATGAATTGTGAACACTATTTTTACATTTTTCTTTTATTACTCGACATTTATTTTTTTAATTGATTTATTTATGCTTTTTCTTAATAACTTTTTGAAATCAATTTGCTAAATATAAAAAGTAGTGTAGTATGGAGTCCTAATAATACACAAGTGTTCACGATTCGTGAACACATAGGGGAGAATTACTATGGCTCAGGAATCACTCAAAAGAAGTTTAACGTCTAGACAGATGCAGATGATTGCACTCGGGGGAACCATCGGTGTCGGTCTATTTATGGGTTCTGCTTCTACCATCAAATGGACAGGCCCATCTGTTCTACTAGCATACGGACTAGCCGGACTGATTCTTTACATGGTTATGAGAGCTTTAGGAGAAATGCTCTACGTCGATCCTTCAACTGGATCATTTGCAAAATACGCCACAGAATACATCCACCCTGTGGTCGGTTATTTGACTGCCTGGAGTAATGTCTTTCAATACTTAGTAGTTGGTATTTCAGAAGTTATCGCCGTCGGAACGTATTTGGCTTTTTGGTGGCCCAACTTGCCACAATGGATCGCCGGAATCGTGGTAGTAGTCACACTCTGTATCGCTAATTTAACATCAGTTAAAGCTTACGGCGAATTGGAATTCTGGTTTGCCTTGATCAAAGTTGTTACGATCATCTTGATGATTGTTTTAGGATTATTAGTCATCGTCTTCGGTGTCGGAAATCACGGCCACCCAGTCGGGATCAGTAATCTCTGGGTCAACGGCGGCTTTTTCACAGGTGGCATTAAAGGATTTATCTTCGCACTGTCAATCGTTGTCGCCTCATATCAAGGAATCGAAGTCATCGGTATCACGGCCGGAGAGGCTGAAAACCCACAACAAAATATCGTTAAAGCCATCCGTTCCATCGTTGGTAGAATCCTAATTTTTTACATTGGAGCAATCTTCGTGATTGTTTCGATCTACCCATGGGACAAATTAGGCACCATCGGTTCCCCATTCGTAGAAACATTTGCCAAAGTCGGAATCACGACCGCAGCCATGATCATCAACTTCGTCATGTTGACAGCAGCAATGTCAGGCTGTAACTCAGGAATCTTCAGTTCCAGCAGAATGCTATACACACTAGGAATCGAGCACCACTTGCCAAAAGTATTCACAAAAGTATCGAAGCACCAAGTACCATACGTACCAGTAATAACAATCTCAGCCGGAATCTTGATCGGTTTGATCTTAAACTATTCCCTGCCAGCACTATTGCACACATCCAGCAACATCTTCGTCATCGTGTACAGTTCCAGTGTCCTACCAGGAATGGTTCCATGGTTTGTAATCTTGATCAGCCAACTACGCTTTAGAAAAATGAACCAAAACAAGATGGCAGATCACCCATTCAAGATGCCATGGTATCCAATCAGCAATTACCTATCAATCGCAGCACTATTAGTCATCCTAGTCTTCATGTTCTTAAACCCAGAAACAACAGTTTCATTAATGGTCGGAGTAGTCTTCCTAATCGTAATGACAGCAAT from Companilactobacillus sp. includes these protein-coding regions:
- a CDS encoding amino acid permease, yielding MAQESLKRSLTSRQMQMIALGGTIGVGLFMGSASTIKWTGPSVLLAYGLAGLILYMVMRALGEMLYVDPSTGSFAKYATEYIHPVVGYLTAWSNVFQYLVVGISEVIAVGTYLAFWWPNLPQWIAGIVVVVTLCIANLTSVKAYGELEFWFALIKVVTIILMIVLGLLVIVFGVGNHGHPVGISNLWVNGGFFTGGIKGFIFALSIVVASYQGIEVIGITAGEAENPQQNIVKAIRSIVGRILIFYIGAIFVIVSIYPWDKLGTIGSPFVETFAKVGITTAAMIINFVMLTAAMSGCNSGIFSSSRMLYTLGIEHHLPKVFTKVSKHQVPYVPVITISAGILIGLILNYSLPALLHTSSNIFVIVYSSSVLPGMVPWFVILISQLRFRKMNQNKMADHPFKMPWYPISNYLSIAALLVILVFMFLNPETTVSLMVGVVFLIVMTAIYFIRDRRLNGATANQARQAVADSEDETEVDE
- a CDS encoding aldo/keto reductase, encoding MKEITFNHRKSSIIGMGTWRLGEGDLLETQKEIAILKYGLHHGVNVIDTAEMYGEGKAEKAVGTAIKGFDRDSFQIISKFYPYHATPELIKDSLEKSLKRLQTDYLDVYLLHWRGNTPLAETVQGLEAVKKAGLIKSWGVSNFNTDDLKELAAVPDGENCQVNEDLYNLTSRGVEYSVLPYQKEHGIDFVGYSPFGSDNNEFLKLKNELGDVAAQKHISIFELLLAWCVRNNDVLTIPKTSSTDHFVSNLKAIDIDFTPDELELIDKIYPKPTKEEPLDTI
- a CDS encoding glycerate kinase, with translation MKIVLAPDSFKNSLTAKEAALAMQRGLEKVIPDANYLQIPMADGGEGTVQSLVDAKDGELLSEKVIDPLGNLVTAHYGMIDHGSVAVIEMAEASGIQYINKNTQNPYIATTYGTGQLINAAVNKGAKTIIIGLGGSATNDGGAGMAQALGANLLDKHGKELSFGGAELINLAKIDTSDMDASLSEVKIIIASDVTNPLVGKDGASHVFGPQKGATPRMVKVLDKALENYANIIKRDLNRDVKLTPGAGAGAAGGLGAGLLAFTNAKLQSGVDIVLEYTKFKEQVKDADYVFTGEGKIDFQTKFGKTPIGVAKAVKEVNPEAKVIAIAGTVGERTEELYPLGIDAIFSCVPGVEDLETAIKESDQNIQKIIANIGRLIK